A genomic region of Aspergillus oryzae RIB40 DNA, chromosome 1 contains the following coding sequences:
- a CDS encoding DUF5321 domain-containing protein (predicted protein): protein MSFTRLSTRLLSNTRAAPRLIGNIPIRTPQQIRLESTRVPRLAQASVWNSMIPKFIRNRGSKETTAESAKSKEWNPASFYIIIFILIGSQAIRMIALKNDYRAYTRTTDAKITLLREVIERVKNGEKVDVERLLGTGDHGKEREWEEILREIEEEDSLWHQKSKDQEPDQQAQSDKRQVENSQKKDPAMPAEGAGNEEPPANSPSRRKINFF from the exons ATGTCTTTCACAAGACTTTCCACCCGGCTGCTGTCGAACACACGAGCTGCTCCCCGGCTCATTGGGAACATTCCCATCCGAACGCCACAACAAATTCGTCTCGAATCCACCAGAGTACCACGATTAGCCCAAGCCTCGGTCTGGAACTCCATGATTCCTAAATTCATCCGAAATCGTGGTAGCAAAGAGACAACGGCCGAATCTGCGAAATCGAAAGAGTGGAACCCCGCTAGCTTCTACATCATTATATTCATCTTGATTGGGTCACAAGCGATCCGGATGATCGCACTGAAGAACGACTACCGCGCATACACGCGGACAACAGACGCCAAGATCACACTTCTGCGAGAAGTCATTGAGCGGGTGAAGAACGGCGAGAAGGTAGACGTTGAGCGATTGCTGGGGACTGGCGATCACGGCAAGGAGAGAGAGTGGGAAGAGA TTCTGCGGGAgatcgaggaggaggattcgCTATGGCATCAAAAGTCGAAGGATCAGGAGCCAGATCAACAAGCTCAGTCGGATAAACGACAGGTGGAGAACTCACAGAAGAAGGACCCAGCTATGCCGGCTGAAGGTGCCGGAAACGAGGAGCCACCTGCTAATAGCCCCTCGAGACGGAAGATTAATTTCTTTTAA